A window of Actinomycetota bacterium contains these coding sequences:
- a CDS encoding HYR domain-containing protein, whose translation MNAVPVSARAWSLRRMAALLAVVVLTSLLVPGTASASSLEQLDQEASPSSNGWYTVIDPSYNQAVFQTFTAGTTGSLTRADAYLLGDAGAGDVTVEIIELDAHGLPTGTVIGSGSAPATLSAWSPGWAEVALNQPAPVIAGTTYAVGVSGPGYRWMYANSYAGGNGIVRDQYGTWMQQSSADYAFRTYVTPPSLINGSFEDGLNAWVVANGTVANATSYASLGPVDGASFAVLHAGAVNVYTTLSQEVWVPAGATLCGSAFFKANDYLPYNDDGAVVTIEGGSSTTTLFSASVSTVGDYGATPWTPFGFSFPASGSYTIEARVRNVSDSGFSSALGIDHLRISTGSCNAPHVSVTGVAHGATYEFGTVPVAQCQISDVEDGTLSELAALSPITGPNAASGLGAQTASCSYTDSDGLSASASVTYTISDTAAPDVSVPPDVVAEATGPDGAVVTYPPATALDAVEGAITPSCAPAAGQLFTLGTTTVTCTATDASGNTGTGSFTVTVLDTAGPVLDLPAGMVVEATSASGAMVTFDVADATDVVDGAVATVCNPGPGSQLPLGTTQIGCTATDASGNISTGSFAITVQDSTAPVVAVPANLIIEATGPTGATTTWSGVSADDAVDGSLPVVCDPASGSTFPLGMHAVSCSAVDAAGNEGSNSFWIEVQDTTAPVLEPPIDLTVEATSSLGANVAFDAPTATDQVDGTVTPLCDWTSGETFSLGTTTVTCSATDAAGNSASVSFQVTVHDTTAPEFDAPSDVVTEAASAGGATVAYPGSSATDLVDGTVAVVCDPGSGATYPLGTTTVTCSAADAAGNLATRSFTVTVQDTTPPQVLVPANIVAAAIDASGAPVSYTGASATDTVSGVVPVSCTPEAGATFPLGTTTVVCSSTDGAGNAGSASFTVTVQDETAPVVTVPADVVTEATGPDGATVTYDPATAEDNVDGQLSATCDPASGTVYPLGDTAVGCTATDAAGNTGMGGFTVTVRDTTAPEVTVSGNLTVTATSSAGATVSYDSAAALDLVDGVLTPACTSASGTTFPLGVTTVTCSATDAAGNTGSKSFTVTVAYSWSGVLSPLSTDTTPVFRLGRVVPVKFELTGASAGITDATAKLLVTKIGDSTTADEEAAVSVSSADAGNTFRYDPIEEQYVFNLSTKQLNEGTWRLRIDLGDGTTNSVLISLRG comes from the coding sequence ATGAACGCCGTTCCTGTGTCCGCCCGCGCCTGGTCGCTTCGACGGATGGCCGCACTCTTGGCCGTGGTCGTGCTCACCTCCCTGCTCGTGCCCGGCACTGCCAGCGCGAGTTCGTTGGAGCAGCTCGACCAGGAGGCATCGCCCAGCTCCAACGGCTGGTACACCGTGATCGACCCCAGCTACAACCAAGCGGTGTTCCAGACCTTCACGGCCGGGACGACCGGTTCGCTCACGCGCGCCGACGCCTACCTGCTCGGGGACGCTGGGGCCGGGGACGTGACGGTCGAGATCATCGAGCTCGACGCGCACGGCCTTCCGACGGGCACCGTGATCGGGTCCGGGAGCGCACCCGCCACACTGTCGGCGTGGAGTCCTGGGTGGGCGGAGGTGGCGTTGAACCAGCCTGCCCCGGTGATCGCAGGCACCACCTACGCGGTGGGCGTGTCCGGACCCGGCTACCGCTGGATGTACGCCAACAGCTACGCGGGCGGGAACGGCATCGTCCGGGACCAGTACGGCACCTGGATGCAGCAGTCGAGCGCCGACTACGCCTTCCGGACCTACGTCACGCCACCGAGTCTGATCAACGGCAGCTTCGAGGATGGTCTGAACGCTTGGGTCGTCGCGAACGGCACGGTGGCGAACGCCACCAGCTACGCCAGCCTGGGCCCGGTCGATGGCGCATCGTTCGCCGTCCTGCACGCCGGCGCCGTGAACGTCTACACGACCCTCAGCCAAGAGGTGTGGGTCCCCGCCGGCGCGACGCTGTGCGGCTCGGCTTTCTTCAAGGCCAACGACTACCTGCCGTACAACGACGACGGCGCGGTCGTCACCATCGAGGGTGGGAGTTCGACCACGACCTTGTTCTCCGCGTCCGTGTCCACGGTCGGTGACTACGGCGCGACGCCGTGGACCCCGTTCGGCTTCAGCTTCCCCGCGAGCGGCAGCTACACGATCGAGGCGCGGGTGCGCAACGTCAGCGACAGCGGCTTCTCGAGCGCGCTGGGGATCGATCACCTCCGCATCTCCACCGGCAGCTGCAACGCGCCTCACGTGAGCGTGACCGGCGTCGCCCACGGCGCGACCTACGAGTTCGGTACCGTCCCGGTTGCGCAGTGCCAGATCTCCGACGTCGAGGACGGCACGCTGTCGGAGCTCGCGGCGCTTTCCCCGATCACCGGCCCCAACGCCGCCAGCGGGCTGGGAGCCCAGACCGCGTCGTGCTCGTACACCGACAGTGACGGGCTGAGCGCGAGCGCCAGCGTCACCTACACGATCTCCGACACCGCCGCGCCCGACGTCAGCGTGCCCCCCGACGTCGTGGCCGAGGCGACCGGTCCGGACGGTGCCGTCGTCACCTACCCGCCCGCGACCGCACTGGACGCGGTCGAGGGTGCGATCACCCCCTCCTGTGCGCCGGCCGCAGGCCAGCTGTTCACGCTCGGGACGACCACGGTCACGTGCACCGCGACCGACGCCTCCGGCAACACCGGGACGGGATCGTTCACCGTCACGGTGCTCGATACGGCAGGGCCGGTGCTCGACCTGCCCGCCGGGATGGTCGTCGAGGCGACGTCCGCCAGCGGCGCGATGGTGACCTTCGACGTCGCCGATGCCACAGATGTCGTCGACGGCGCGGTCGCCACCGTGTGCAACCCCGGGCCCGGGAGCCAGCTCCCCCTCGGGACCACCCAGATCGGATGCACCGCGACCGACGCCAGCGGCAACATCTCCACGGGCTCATTCGCGATCACGGTGCAGGACTCCACCGCCCCGGTCGTGGCTGTGCCGGCCAACCTCATCATCGAGGCGACAGGACCCACCGGCGCCACCACGACGTGGTCAGGCGTGTCGGCCGACGACGCCGTGGACGGCAGCCTTCCCGTCGTGTGCGATCCGGCGAGCGGCTCGACGTTCCCTCTGGGGATGCACGCCGTCTCGTGTTCGGCGGTCGACGCCGCAGGCAACGAGGGCAGCAACAGCTTCTGGATCGAGGTCCAGGACACGACCGCCCCCGTGCTCGAACCGCCCATCGACCTCACCGTCGAGGCCACCTCCTCGCTCGGCGCCAACGTCGCGTTCGACGCACCTACCGCCACCGACCAGGTGGATGGCACCGTGACGCCGCTCTGCGACTGGACGAGCGGTGAGACGTTCTCTCTGGGCACCACCACGGTGACGTGCTCCGCCACGGACGCGGCAGGCAACAGCGCCAGCGTGAGCTTCCAGGTCACGGTGCACGACACCACGGCACCGGAGTTCGACGCCCCGTCGGACGTGGTCACCGAGGCCGCCTCCGCCGGCGGCGCGACCGTGGCGTACCCGGGCAGCTCGGCGACGGACCTCGTCGACGGGACCGTCGCCGTCGTCTGTGACCCCGGATCAGGAGCGACCTACCCGCTGGGTACGACCACGGTGACGTGCTCCGCCGCCGACGCAGCCGGCAACCTCGCGACCCGTTCGTTCACCGTCACGGTGCAGGACACCACGCCGCCGCAGGTGCTGGTACCGGCCAACATCGTGGCAGCAGCGATCGACGCATCGGGTGCCCCCGTGTCGTACACGGGTGCGAGCGCGACCGACACCGTGTCCGGTGTCGTCCCCGTGTCGTGCACCCCGGAGGCGGGAGCCACCTTCCCGCTCGGGACCACGACCGTGGTGTGCTCGTCCACAGATGGAGCTGGCAACGCGGGATCGGCGAGCTTCACGGTGACGGTGCAGGACGAGACCGCCCCCGTGGTGACGGTCCCGGCGGATGTCGTGACCGAGGCGACCGGACCCGATGGCGCGACGGTGACCTACGACCCAGCCACGGCGGAGGACAACGTCGACGGCCAGCTCAGCGCGACGTGCGATCCCGCGTCGGGAACCGTCTACCCGCTCGGGGACACCGCGGTCGGGTGCACCGCGACGGACGCCGCCGGCAACACCGGCATGGGCGGCTTCACGGTCACCGTCCGCGACACCACCGCACCAGAGGTCACCGTGTCTGGCAACCTCACGGTCACCGCGACGTCATCGGCCGGCGCCACGGTCAGCTACGACAGCGCTGCGGCCCTCGACCTCGTCGACGGCGTCCTGACACCGGCCTGCACCAGCGCATCCGGCACGACCTTCCCGCTCGGGGTCACGACCGTGACGTGCTCGGCCACGGATGCTGCCGGCAACACCGGCAGCAAGAGCTTCACGGTCACGGTGGCCTACAGCTGGTCGGGGGTGCTGTCACCCCTGTCGACCGACACCACACCGGTGTTCCGGCTCGGCCGCGTCGTGCCGGTCAAGTTCGAGCTCACCGGCGCGAGCGCCGGCATCACGGACGCGACCGCCAAGCTGCTGGTCACCAAGATCGGCGACAGCACGACAGCAGACGAGGAGGCGGCGGTCTCGGTTTCCAGCGCCGACGCGGGCAACACCTTCCGCTACGACCCGATCGAGGAGCAGTACGTGTTCAACCTCAGCACCAAGCAGCTCAACGAGGGCACGTGGCGGCTGCGGATCGACCTCGGTGACGGGACGACGAACAGCGTGCTGATCTCGTTGCGGGGATAG